CCAACAACGCGAGGACAACCGAACGGGCCTTCAGCGGCCCTCGTTCGGCGCTTCGGGTGATGGATATCCTGCAGGCGTTAGCGGCCGAACCGGAAGGTCTTACGCTGGCAAAGCTCAGTGACCGCCTAAAACTGCCGAAAACGAGCGTCTTCAGCCTCATGCGCGCGCTCGAAGGCGGGGGATATGCTCGCAGCGACAACGGCCACTACATTCTCGGCGATCAAGCGATCAAGCTTGGCGCGAGCCTGGCTCAGGCTCGATCGTTCCCGAAATGTGCGCGTCCCGTCCTGGAGCGGCTCGCACGAGAGACCGAGGAGACGATCCTGCTCGGTGTCCTCTCCGAGGAGGGCCACGAGATATCTTACGTCGATGTCATCGAATCGGAAAAGCCGCTGCGCTTTGCGGTCCGCATCGGCAACCGGCGGCCGCTGTATTGTACGGCCGCAGGAAAGGCGATGCTGGCATTCCTACCAGAGAATGTTCAGACGGCGTATCTGACCCAGACCAAGTTTGTAAAGTTCACGGACGACACATCCTCGAAAGAGGAACTCGTCGCCATGTTCCCCGAAATCCGTCACCGCGGCGTCGTTGTCGACGCTAATGGTATAATTGATGGCGCCACCGGCATCGCGAGCCCCTGTTTTGACGAGGCCGGCCTCGTCAGCTGCTCGGTGACGATCGCCGGCCCTACCGCGCGCCTGCTGCTTGCGCGCGAGCACATCGAGCGGCTGACCTTCAAGGCCGCCGAACAGATCTCGCAGATCCTCGGCTATCGCGGCCCATATCCGCCGGCAGAAGATTCTGCCGAGCGGGCCGACACCGGCAAGCGGCGCAAGAAATGACCTCGCGCCAGGGACGCCGTCCGGTCAGCCGTCAATCCAGAGAGTATCCCTGATTTCAGCGCCGGCGGCCTGCACGTTCTTGTCCATCTGCAGCAGCTCGAACAACGACGAGCCGGTCTTCAGACGGTCGCGCAGCTCGATCTCCTTCCGATTGCGCTCCCGTGCGCCCTTCACCGCACGCTCGAGCGAGCGCAGCGGAATCGCGAGCGCCCCGTCATCATCGGCGACGATCACGTCACCGGGATCCACACGTACGCCGTCGCAAACGATCGGCACGTTCACCGCGCCGGGGCCGCGCTTTTCGGGATGACTGGAGGAGATCGACGTCGACCAGGTCAGCGAGCCGAGCTCACGCAGCGCAGCGACATCCCGGGCCGGACCATCGACAATGATGCCCGCAATCCCCTTCTGCTTGGCGAAGGTCGCGGCCACGTCGCCCCACAACGAGCCGTGCGCGCCACCGCCGTTGACGAGGACGAGCACCTGGCCTCGCTGCGCGACGTTGAGGGCGGCATGGATCATGAGGTTGTCGCCAGGGAAATTATACGACGTGACGGCTTGGCCCGCGATCCGCTGGCCTGGCGCGATCGGCCGCATGCGCGAGCTCATGAGCTGCATGCGCCCCTCGACCGGGCCGAGTGCCTCGTGCAAATCGGAGACCGGATATTTTGCGACCTCGGCCAGGAGGTCTGCCGGGCATTGCGGAATGCGCTTGTAGATGACGGACTGCATGTTTCCTCTTTCTGTAAGCGTTCTTCACGTACGAAGGGTTTTCAAGTTGCCCGGAGCCGCATCCTCGGGTGCTCACACGAGCCGCATCTGCCAACGGTCATGATCGAGCATTGCATCAGCCAAATCCGTACAGAGCCGCCGGATTTCGAACCATGATCTTGGTCAGGACGGTTTCGTCGCACCACGAATAAAGCGCCGAAAGGAGATCTGTCGCGTCAGGGGTCGGTCCATGCGTTGCGGCATGCGGCCAGTCGGTCGCCCACAGCAGACGATCCGGTGCCTCAGCCAATAAGGCTTCGACGAGCGGCTCGAGCTCGTCATAAGCCGGTGCAGCGGTATTCATGTGATACGGCGCCGAAATCTTCGTCCAGCAATTGCCCGATCGGAGCAGCCGAAGGAGAGCCTGAAAAGCAGGTTGTTCCGTTCCCTTTTGGGCGTCGGGATCGGCCAGGTGATCGATCACGAAGGGGCACGGCAATTTTTGCAGCCGGTCCTCAAGCGCGACGATGGAGCGACCGTCGAGCATCAGCGCGACATGCCAGCCCCATCGCCGAATCCGGGATGCAATTCGCTCCAGCTGTGCGAGCGGCAAGCTGCCTGGCCGGGTCGCAATGAACCTCACGCCTCTCGCGCCCTTGTGGTGTAGCTCGTCGAGTTCTTCGTCCGAGACATCGGGATCGACGACGACAACTGCACGTGTTTCCACGCCTGCGATTTCGCGCATCGCATCGAGCTGCCGGCTGTTATCCGATCCATAGACGCTGGCCTGGACGATGACGGCACGATCGATGCCAAGCCGCTCGGCCAACGCCATATAGGCTGCGGGTGTTGCAGCAGGCGGCGCGTAGGTCAGCTCGGTCCGATAGGGATATCGGGCCTCCGGGCCGAAGACATGGAAATGGGTATCGGTCCGTCCCGGCATGGTCTTGAAACTTGCTTGAGAACTCCGGGTCACCGTTCTTCTTTCTTCTTGGCACGACATCGTCGAGACCTTCGACCGCGGCAGACGGTCCGGAGCCTCACTTCCCGATCAGATTTGGCAGCGCGTGCGTAAACCAGGGGACATAGGCGATGAGCAGCACGCCGAGACAGAGCACAACGAGGTACGGCACCATCGATCGCGACGCCTGGTCGATGTCCGCGCGTACGACAGCGCAAGCGATATAGAAGCCGATGCCGACAGGCGGCATGAAGACGCCTACGCCGATCGACAGGATGATTACCATCGCATAATGAATGGAATCGATGCCGAGTTGATTGGCGATCGGCATCAGGACGGGTGCGAGGATGATGATCGCCGGCAACCCCTCCAGCAAGGCCCCGACGATGATGATCAGGGCGATCGAACCCAGGAGAAACAGCAACTTGCTGTTGCCGAGCAGCGCGACGACCTGGCTCAGATGCGCGTTCAGCCCGGCGGCGGTCAACACCCAGCCGAATGCGCCCGCGGCCGCGACGATGAACAGAACCATCCCTGTCAGCCGTCCGGCTTCAATCAGGATTCTGGCGCATGCCCTGAGCGTGAGCGCGCGATAGAACACGGATGCGAGGACAAGCCCATACAGCACGGCGATCGAGGACACTTCGGTCGGTGTGGCGAAGCCGAACTTGATGCCGAGGATCATGATGACCGGCATGCCGAGCGGCAGCAACGCGTCCGTGCCGGCCCTGGCTCGCTCTCCGGCGGTCGCTTTGGGATTGGCGGACAAACCGCTGTTGCGGGCGGAAACATAGATCAGCAGCATGAGCATCACGGCAATCACTGCCGCGGGTATCAGACCGGCGACGAACAGCGTGCCGATCGAAACCGGTGTCACCGTTCCGAGGATCAGCATCGCGATGCTCGGCGGGATCGTCTCGGACATTGCGGCCGATGCCGCCAGCGCCGCGGCGGATTCCTGGGGCTTGTAGCCCGTTCTTTCAAGCTCTCGCCGCATGACGGATCCTACGGCGACCACGTCGGCCGCTTTCGATCCGGAGATACCCGACACGAGATAGGTCGTGATCACCACCACCTGGAGCAGACCGCCACGGAAATGGCCGACCAGCGACATCGCAAAGCGCACGAAGCGCACGCTGATTCCGCCCTGATCCATGATACCGCCGGCGAGGATGAAGAACGGTAACGCCAGCAGGATGAAGTTGCTGTTGGCGTCGATCATGCTCTGCGCGATCGCGACCAGTGGAATGTCGTTGGCCAGGAGGTAGATCAGCGAGCCCGCCATCAGTGCGAAGCCGATCGGCATGCCGATGCCGATCATGGCGAACAGCACGATCAAGAGCGCCACCAGCGAATATCGCGAGCTGAAAGTCTGTGTGAAGAGGCTGGCATCGGCGAACAGGCAGCCGGCAAGCACGGTAGCGGCGGCAAGCGCGACCAGGAGCGGTCGCCCGCGCTTTGCCAAGAGCCGCTCGGCGGCGGTCAGGGCGATCAGCAGCAGCCCGAGCCCGAGCGGCACGACCAGGGTGGCGGTCGGCCAACCCGTGATCGGCAGATGCTCGTCGAGACGGACCATGAACAGCGAGGCGCTGCCCCGGAGGATGGATATCGCCGTCACCAGCACCCCAAGGTCGACCACGCAGCCCAGGACCTGTCGCCAGTGCGGGGTCAAACGCTTTGTGATGACCTCGATCGAGGCATGTTCGGCGCGCCGATAGGCGATGGCGCCGCCCATGAAGGCAATCACGCTCAGCGACAATTTTGCGGTTTCGTCCACCGACAGGATGGAGAACGGCGTCACCTCGCGAATCAGCACGGAGAGCAGCGTGATGGCCAGCTGCAACGCCAGCGCGATCGCCACCATGATCTCGGCGATGGCACCGAGACCAAAGCGCGACAGAGCGTGGCTGTGCCCTGAAGCCGGAACATCACAGACCTGCTCGGTCATCCCTCGGCGGCTTTCAGCAGTTTGTCGATGAGCTGCTCGCCCATCGACGTGCGGAACTGAGCGAACACGGGCTCGACCTTTTGCCTGAACGGCGCGTAGTCGACGGGGTTGAACTGGATGCCGGCATCTTGGCAGGTTTTCTTGGCCGCGGCGGAGGCCTCGACGATCGACTTGCGGGTGTCGTTGCCGAACCGCAGCGCTTCCTCACGCAGGACCTTCAGGTGCGTCGGATCGAGCTTGTCGAGCTTGAACTTCGAGCCGAGCAGCGCCATCGCGTTGTAGGTGTGATTGGTTTCGGAAACGAATTTCGTCACCTCGTGCAGCTTGGTCGCGACGACGGAGAGCAGCGGGAATTCGTAGCCGTCGATCGTGTTCTGCGTCAGCGCCAGATACATCTCGGAAACGTCGAGCGACACGGGCTGGGCGTTGAATGCCTTGGCCATCGCGACGAAGACCGGGCTTTGCTGGATCCTGAACTTCATCCCGGAAAGGTCGTCGGGAGCTCGCACGACCTTTCTGGTGGTCTCCACCACCCGCCAGCCATTGGTGCTCCAGGCCAGGCCATAGACATTCTTCGGCGCGAGGCTGGCGAAGATCATCTGGCCGATCTCGCCATCGGTCACCCTTTCGCCGCTGCGCGCGTCGCGGAACAGGAACGGCAGATCGAGCACCTGCATCATTGGGAAGATGGAGGAGAGGAATCCCGCGGTGTGGTACACGAGATCGACCGTCCCGGTCGCAACGCCGGTCGCGATGCTGACACTGGAGCCAAGCTGTCCGCCGGCGAAGATATCGATCTTGACAGCGCCATTGGTGCGTTCGCCTACCCGGCCCGCAAAGGCTTCCGCCATCTTGTGGTTGGGATGGAGGTTGCTGTCGGGATGAGCGAATTTCAGGGTGACCGCCCCCTGCCCCCGCGCGATGTTCGGCGCGAAAAGACCAAGGGCCGGCGCGCCGATGCCCGCGAGCAGCGTCGTCTTCACGAACGCTCTCCGAGTGTGATTCATTGTCACGATCTCCTCCCTGCTCGTAACGATACTCGTTGGAACGCGGCCAACTCGCGTGGCCGTTGCCGTTCAGTTCAGCAAATTTTCGCGGAACGTCTCGCCCTCATATGCGGTGCGGAACACACCTCGTTTCTGCAGAATTGGGATCACCTGGTCAACGAATTCCTCGACGCTGGAGGGCGTGGTCGTCGGCGTGATATTGAAACCGTGGCACCCGGTCTCCCGCCAGATCGTCTCGAGCTGATCGGCAACCTGCTCCGGTGTTCCGATCAGTTGCGGCATGCCGACCGCAAGGCCCCAGCGTACCGCCGCCTCGCGCAGCGTGAAGCGGCGATTCTCGAACGAGGCCGACATGGCCTTCATCAGACCCTGCGATGCCTGCGTCTTCTGCTCCTCGAGCGGCAGATCGAGCTCGACTTGGCTGAAATCCACCCCGAGCGAACCGGACAAGCGGCTCAGCGCGGCCTCAAGCGGAATGCGCGCGGCGAATTCGTCGAGCCGGCGCCTCGCCTCCGCCTCGGAGCTTCCGAGAATCGGCTGCACGCCGAACGTCACCTTGGGCGCGGCCGCGCTCCCCGATGCTGCGCCGAGCTCCTGCATGAAGGTTTTCATGCCGCCCAGATGCGGTTGAATGGAGAACACCACGTCGGCGTGCTTCTGCGCGAAGCGCTGGCCGCGGCCGGAGGATCCGGCCTGGAACAGCACCGGATGGCCCTGCCGCGACGGCAAAGCCGGCGGCACCGTATGGCAGCGGAAATACTCGCCCTCGTGATTGATGATGTCCACCTTGGCCGGATCAGCATAGACGCCTGTCGTCCTGTCGGCCTGGACCGCGCCCTCGCGCACCCCGCTCCAGAGCGCACGACAGACTTCCATATATTCATCGGCGCGATCGTAGCGCTGGTCGTGATCGAGTTGATTGAGACCGAGTGCACGGTACTCGCCGCGCAGATGGCCAGTGACGATGTTCCAGCCGACCCGACCGCCGCTCATATAGTCGAGCGTCGAGAGCGAGCGGACCGCCTGATAGGGATGATTGGCCGAAATGGAGAGCGTCACCGCAAGGCCGAGCCGATCGGTGGCGGCGGCGAGTGCACTCAGCAGAACGACCGGATCGTGCGGCGGCCAGCACACGCCGTAGCGCACCGCCTCGTCGGAACGCTCCTTGTAGCGGTCGAACACACCCGGCGTATCCGCGAAGAACAGCCCATCGAACAGGCCGCGCTCATAGGTCTGCGCAAGCCTCTGCCAGCGCTTCAGGCTTCCCATCGCCTCGAGACGCTGATCGGCGGGATCCGACCAGCTCAGGATCGTGTGATTGATAGGCGAGTTGATCAGAAACCCGATCAAGTGCATGCCGCCACGCATGAAGTCGCTCCCTCCGAAAAGCCGAGCCGCATCGCGCTGGCGCGACGCCCCGGTTTTTCCTTGCGTTCTCATTTCGGAACGTTATCCTTATATAAGAATAGATAGCCAATCACCACGGCTGTCAAGCCGGTTGCGCTCACGTGTCGTCACGGAATGCGCGGCTTAACGAGACGCGGATTAACTCCGCGCACGGGAGAACTCGACGATGTATGCAGCACCGCCAAGCGTGGAGGCGCGCGTCTTCACTGCAATCCCCGAGCATCTGTTCAAGAGCGGCCAGCGCTCGGAATGGGCTGAGGTGCAGTTTCACGGCGCACCGACGCCGACCTTTCTCGAAGGCCCATCCTTTGACCGCAATGACGATCTCTGGGTCGTCGACATTCCTTGGGGCCGCCTGTTGCGCATCACGCCGAACGGTGAGGTCAGTGTTGGCGCGGAGTACGACGGTGAGCCGAACGGCCTGAAGTTTCACAGGGACGGGCGCGGCTTCATCACCGACCACAAGCAGGGCATCATGGTGTTCGACCCGGCCACGGGTCGCGTCGAGCCCTTCCTGGAGCGCTCGCTGTTGCAGCGATTCAAGGGCGTCAATGATCTCGTGTTCGCCTCGAACGGCGACATGTACTTCACCGATCAGGGGCAGACCGGATTGCATGATCCGAGCGGCCGCCTCTATCGATTGCGACCCAGTGGCCAGCTCGATTGCGTGCTCGACCGGATTCCGAGCCCGAATGGCCTCGTGCTCAACAAGGCCGAGACGATGCTGTTTCTGGCGGTGACGCGCGCCAATGCGATCTGGCGGGTGCCGCTGATGCGCGACGGCACCGCAAGCAAGGTTGGCACCTTCATCCAGCTTTCCGGAGGTGGCGGCCCCGATGGCCTTGCGATCGACGAGGACGACAATATCGCGATCTGTCACGTCGGCCTCGGCGCCACCTGGCTGTTCAGCGCGCTCGGAGAACCGATGCTGCGCATCAAGTCTCCGAAGGGACTTCTCACCACCAATTGCGCCTATGGCGGTCCGGATCGGCGGACACTCTTCATCACGGAATCGAAGAGCGGTACGATCCTCGCAGCGGAAATGCCGGTGGCGGGACGGCCGATGTACTCCCACGCTGCGTGATCAGGATATTCGCAGCAACCTCCGAGCGACTGACCAGAAGGCCGAGTGCACGCCATGCAGCAGTTCTCCCCGACCATCGCGGCCGTCGACAGCGGCGATCCCAAGGCAGATCCGGCCGCGTTTCGGCGCTGCCTCGGCCAATTCGGGACCGGCGTGACCGTCGTCACCGCCGCTCACGGTGACGAGCTCGTCGGAATGACGGCGAACTCGTTCTCCTCGGTCTCGCTCGATCCACCGCTCGTGCTGTGGTCGGCCAAGCGAACGAGCCAGAGCTTCCCGACCTTCAAGGTCGCCACGCATTTCGCCGTAAACATTCTATCCAGCGACCAGATCGCTCTCTCAAATCATTTTGGCCGCTCGGGCGGCGACAAGTTCGGGGGCGTCTCCTGGAAGCGCGGCATCGGCGGCGCACCGCTGCTCGAGGGAACGCTGTGCAGCTTCGAATGCCGCAAGGCGGCCGAATATCCCGGCGGCGATCATCTGATCATGCTGGGTGAAGTCGAACGCTTCGTGCGCCACGACCGCGGCCCGCTACTGTTTGCGCAAGGACGCTATTGCATGGCCGCCGACTTCGCCGATCCCACCGACCTGTCGAAGGCGACCGGACAGGCGCACGCCGGCGGCCCGATGAATGAGTTCATGACGGCGCTGATGTATCGTGCCCATGGCGTGCTCTCGGCAGCGCTCGACGAGGGTCGCCATGCCGAAGGTCTCAGCGTCCTGCAGAGCCGGTTGATGGCCGCGATCGAAACGTTGCCGGGACGCACGCTCGCGAGCTTGCTGCCTGAATTGTTTCTCGGGCTCAACGCCGCGGAGAGCACCGTGAACGAGCTAGTGCGCATGGGCCTCGTCGAGGCCGACGCTAGCGGCGGCTTGACACTCACGGCCATGGGACGCGACCGCAACCACGCACTACACGCGCGCGCCCGCGCAATCGAGGCAAAGGAACTGTCCGGCATTTCGCCCGGCGAGATCGCGAGTTGCCGGCACGTTCTCGACAAGCTCGTTCGCCGCGCACCGACGGCATAGTAAGAACCAAGGCCGACGACGAAGGAACAATGGTAATGAAGAAACGTATCGCAATCGTCGGCGCCGGCGCTGTCGGCAGCTATCTCGGCGGCCATTTGGCGCGCACCGGCAACGACGTCACGCTGATCGATCCCTGGCCCGAGCACATCGAGACGATCCGCCAACGCGGGCTGCATCTGTCCGGCATGAGGGATGAGGAAACCTGCATCGTTTCGGTCCCGACGATGCACCTCACCGAGGTGCAGAGCCTTTCGAGGCAGCGGCCGATCGATATCGCGATCATCTCCAGCAAATCCTACGATACCGAATGGTGCACGACCCTCATCAGGCCGTATCTCTCGCCGCAGGGCTACGTCGTCTCGGCGCAGAATTCGATCAACGAGGAGATCATCGCCGGCGTCGTCGGATGGGGACGCACGGTCGGCTGCATCGTCGGCAATAATTTCGCCGTCGATCTCTATGAACCGGGCTGCGTCCGTCGCACCATGCCGCGCGACTTCGAGACCAAATCGATTCTCGTCGGTGAGGTCCATGGGCGCGTGACGCCGCGCGTGAAGGAGCTGCACGCCCTGTTTACCCCGATCGACGGCTCTGGCGTCACTACCAATCTGTGGGGCGTGCGCTGGTCGAAGCTCTGCGTCAACGGCATGCGCAACGGCGTCAGCGCCGCGACCGGCATGAGCGGAAACGAACGCGACGCCCATCCCGTGATCCGCCGCCTCGTCATCCGCCTCGGCGGCGAAGCGATCCGGACCGGCCAGTCGCTCGGCCTCGACCTCGAGCACATCACGGGCATCGAGCCGAACCTGCTACGCTCGGCATCCGAAGGCGACGCCACGGCGCTGGCCGAGGTCGAGCGGCACATGCAGAAGGGAACCGGTTCGCAGGCGCGCAGCAATTTGCAGCGTCCCTCGATGGCACAGGATATCCAGAAGGGGCGGCGCACCGAGATCGGTGAGATCAACGGCTTCATCGTCCGCAAGGCGAAGGAGGCCGGCTGCGCAGCGCCGGCGCATGAGCGGATCGTCGATATCGTCCGCAAGGTCGAACGCGGCGAGGTTACCCCGCGCCCGGAGCTGCTGTTCGAGATTTGAGATAGAAAGCCGGGCGATGGAGACGATCAACATGCTGCTGCCGCCGCTCGAAGCGTGGGTCGCAACCATCTTCGCGCGGGCCGGACTCGGCGAAGATGACGCGAGGCTGGCAGCCCGTCGTCTGCTGCTCGCCGACATCACGGGCGTACGGACCCATGGCATCGCGCGTCTGCCCTCGTATTGGCGCCAGCTCGCGCGCCGCGGCTTGAACCCGAGGCCGGATATCAAATGCGGCTGGCATGGCACGGTGTTGGTAATCGACGCCGATCTTGGGCTTGGACAAATCGTTGGCCCCAAGGCGTTGGCACTGGCGATGGATGCGCTTGGCCCGACCCGACCGTTCGTCCCCTTTTTGATCCGCAACGCCGGACATCTTGGCGCAGTCGGCTCGCATCTGCTCGACGTCGCCGAAAGCGGCAGGGTCGGCTTCCTGTCGCAGGTGACCCAGCCGGTGATGGCTCCCGGGGGCGCAACGCGGCCGGCAATCGGTAACAATCCCATTGCATTTGCAGCGCCGAGGCCGGACGGACCACCGCTGCTGATCGACTTCGCGATGAGCAATGTCGCGCGCGGCAAGATCCACGTCGCCCTACGCGATGGCCTGCCGATCCCGGAAGGCTGGGCGATCGACGCGGAGGGCCGGCCGACGACCGACCCGACCGCGGCGCTCGCCGGCTCGATCCTACCGGCCGCCGGTCACAAGGGACTCGCGCTGGCGATGATCGTGGAAGTGCTTGCGGGAGTGCTGACCGGGGCAAGGCCCCTGTTGTCGGAAGGCGGCGCCCCGGGCGGCGTCGGCGCCTTCGGCTTCGTGTTCGATCCGGCGGCGCTCATCGGCAAAGATGCTTTCGATCAGAACATGCAGGCTTGGACGCAGCGCTATCTCGCAGCGGTCGGAGGAAATGGCCGCATTCCCGGCGAGCGCGCGGCAGAACTGCGCGCGCAAGCGGACCAGGTCGGGATCGCGATCGAGCGCAATCTCTTCGAACAACTTGCCGAACTCGGTCGAGAAGGCGGAGCGGTACTTCCAGCTTAGTTCAATCGTTCGCAGGTGAGCTCCGAGGTGCGGTTTGTGGTGGCCGTCTCGTGCGCTGGCGGCGCCGGTGGGAGGACGCGACCGATGAGGGACGTGGCGGTCGTTACGGGCGCAGGGCGTGGAATCGGTCGTGCAATCGCCGACGCGCTCGGTAAGGCCAATTTCACCGTCGCCCACGTGAGTCCCGAGGATCTGGAGCAGGAGCCAATTCCGGCTCCCGACCGGTATTATAGATACGATGTTTTCCGAGATCGGGAAACGATGCGTTGCTGGCCCGGATTGCGGGAGAGCTCGGCGAGCCACCTGCCTGGTCAACAATGCTAGCGTAAGCTCACTGCAGCACTGCAGCGCGGGGATATCCTCGACCTTGAGCCGGAAAGCTACGATCGGACGCTGGACATCAACCTTCGTGCCGGCTTTTTCCTCACACAGTGTTTTGCGAGGAGGTGCCTGGGCCTCGTCGAAAGGCGCCCGGGATCGGTGATCTTCATCGGCTCGGCGAATGCAGAGATCATCGGCGAAAACAGGGCCGACTGTTGTATCAGCAAGGCGGGCGTTGGAATGACACCCGGCCTGACGTCGTAGATGGTGATAGGCTCGGAAGCCAGTCGTGAGGCGAACAGCTTCGTCATCATTCGCACCGAGATGACAGCCGCGGCGAAGGATCGTTATGACGATTTGATCGCCACCGGCGGCATTCCAATGGCGCGCTGGGGCCTGAAGAGATCGGCCGGGCCGTGACCCTCCCTGTTCGCGGAGAGATCCCTTATGCGATCGGCATTCATATCGACGTTGGCGGTGGCCAACAGCTCTCCCGCCTTTGAACTTGAGCTTGCAGTCTTGCGTCCGGTCGAGTTCAGAGCAGAGCGCGTCAGGCGTCAGCGATTCGCGAGGCGATATCCTCGAGCGGACGCCGGCTGAAATCCTTCGCGAGCTGGATTTTGAGCAGTCCGAGCTTCGCAGTCTTCGAGTGCTGATTTGATGGTCGGTGGTGCCAAGAAGCCTATGTCTCGCCCCAGCCGGGCGGGAGCGGCTGGTCCAACCCCGCAGGCAGCTCGGTTCCCGCGCCACCCAAGTGGGTGATGGTCTAGCGGGGTAGTTCGGCGATCTCACCGCCGCGGTCTCCCGGGCTCACTCTATGTCTGGGCGCAAGTCACATCGTTGCGCGAGTTCCTGCCGCATCGGGCCGCAACGCCTCGCTCAGGGGAAGCCATGGCCGCTTGCTAGTCGGTCAATCAATCTATCTAACATCTTGTCGCAGCGGTCAATCTGGTCAATTTCGATAAACTCATCCGGCTTGTGACCCTGCTGCATCGACCCCGGTCCGCAAACGATCGTTGGAACCCCCAGTCTCTGCAAAAACAGGCCGGCTTCCGTTCCGAATGGCACCTTCACCACGTTGGCGTCACCGGTGAGAGACTTGACAAGATGGACGACCGGGGCGTCGCAGGCGATATTGAGCCCGGGATAACTGTTGACTACATCAATATTTATAGCGGCTTCGGACGCGATGGTCCTTGCGCCATTGGCGATTTCACTCGCTCTAGTTCGCAGCCTACTCAATATCTCCTCAGGTATCTCCGCTGCGACATTCCTGATCTCGAACTCTAACTCGCATCGGCTCGGCACAATATTGAGCATTCCCCCCGATTTAATCGTGCCGACGTGAAGCGTTGTATACGGAATTTCGTAGCTCGCATCCCGCGCGCCCTCGTCGCACAACTTAGCTTGCTCTCTGCGGATGGCTTCGACAAATTCGCAACCCAAATGGATCGCGTTTATCCCGGTAGGCGCCAATGCGGAATGGCATTCCCGGCCAACGCAAGTAACGCGAGCCGCAACCTTGCCTTTGTGTCCGATTGCAACGTTCATATTTGTTGGCTCACCAACGATACAGAAAGATTGCCGTTGCAGCTCATTCACCATCGAGTCAAGCAGACCTCGCACTCCTACACAGCCAATCTCTTCATCATATGATAGTGCCAGGTAGAGAGGCGCATTTAAGCGTGTCTTCGACGCCTTAAGCGCGGCGGAAATGGCACAGCCCACAAAGCCTTTCATGTCTGCAGTTCCACGACCATACAGCTTACCGTCTTGTCGTGTGGCGCTAAATGGCGGTTTGGTCCAGCTCTGATCATCGGCCGTAACGACGTCCGTATGACCTGAGAGAATTGCGCCTGGCCGATCATCGGGTCCGATCGTAGCCAGCAAACTCGCTTTTC
This is a stretch of genomic DNA from Bradyrhizobium sp. CCBAU 53338. It encodes these proteins:
- the argE gene encoding acetylornithine deacetylase, with the translated sequence MDSIAIIQRLVAFPTVSQESNLNLIDFVVQLLRENGVTCRLVYSQDGRKASLLATIGPDDRPGAILSGHTDVVTADDQSWTKPPFSATRQDGKLYGRGTADMKGFVGCAISAALKASKTRLNAPLYLALSYDEEIGCVGVRGLLDSMVNELQRQSFCIVGEPTNMNVAIGHKGKVAARVTCVGRECHSALAPTGINAIHLGCEFVEAIRREQAKLCDEGARDASYEIPYTTLHVGTIKSGGMLNIVPSRCELEFEIRNVAAEIPEEILSRLRTRASEIANGARTIASEAAINIDVVNSYPGLNIACDAPVVHLVKSLTGDANVVKVPFGTEAGLFLQRLGVPTIVCGPGSMQQGHKPDEFIEIDQIDRCDKMLDRLIDRLASGHGFP
- a CDS encoding ketopantoate reductase family protein gives rise to the protein MKKRIAIVGAGAVGSYLGGHLARTGNDVTLIDPWPEHIETIRQRGLHLSGMRDEETCIVSVPTMHLTEVQSLSRQRPIDIAIISSKSYDTEWCTTLIRPYLSPQGYVVSAQNSINEEIIAGVVGWGRTVGCIVGNNFAVDLYEPGCVRRTMPRDFETKSILVGEVHGRVTPRVKELHALFTPIDGSGVTTNLWGVRWSKLCVNGMRNGVSAATGMSGNERDAHPVIRRLVIRLGGEAIRTGQSLGLDLEHITGIEPNLLRSASEGDATALAEVERHMQKGTGSQARSNLQRPSMAQDIQKGRRTEIGEINGFIVRKAKEAGCAAPAHERIVDIVRKVERGEVTPRPELLFEI
- a CDS encoding Ldh family oxidoreductase, with translation METINMLLPPLEAWVATIFARAGLGEDDARLAARRLLLADITGVRTHGIARLPSYWRQLARRGLNPRPDIKCGWHGTVLVIDADLGLGQIVGPKALALAMDALGPTRPFVPFLIRNAGHLGAVGSHLLDVAESGRVGFLSQVTQPVMAPGGATRPAIGNNPIAFAAPRPDGPPLLIDFAMSNVARGKIHVALRDGLPIPEGWAIDAEGRPTTDPTAALAGSILPAAGHKGLALAMIVEVLAGVLTGARPLLSEGGAPGGVGAFGFVFDPAALIGKDAFDQNMQAWTQRYLAAVGGNGRIPGERAAELRAQADQVGIAIERNLFEQLAELGREGGAVLPA
- a CDS encoding flavin reductase produces the protein MQQFSPTIAAVDSGDPKADPAAFRRCLGQFGTGVTVVTAAHGDELVGMTANSFSSVSLDPPLVLWSAKRTSQSFPTFKVATHFAVNILSSDQIALSNHFGRSGGDKFGGVSWKRGIGGAPLLEGTLCSFECRKAAEYPGGDHLIMLGEVERFVRHDRGPLLFAQGRYCMAADFADPTDLSKATGQAHAGGPMNEFMTALMYRAHGVLSAALDEGRHAEGLSVLQSRLMAAIETLPGRTLASLLPELFLGLNAAESTVNELVRMGLVEADASGGLTLTAMGRDRNHALHARARAIEAKELSGISPGEIASCRHVLDKLVRRAPTA
- a CDS encoding SMP-30/gluconolactonase/LRE family protein, translated to MYAAPPSVEARVFTAIPEHLFKSGQRSEWAEVQFHGAPTPTFLEGPSFDRNDDLWVVDIPWGRLLRITPNGEVSVGAEYDGEPNGLKFHRDGRGFITDHKQGIMVFDPATGRVEPFLERSLLQRFKGVNDLVFASNGDMYFTDQGQTGLHDPSGRLYRLRPSGQLDCVLDRIPSPNGLVLNKAETMLFLAVTRANAIWRVPLMRDGTASKVGTFIQLSGGGGPDGLAIDEDDNIAICHVGLGATWLFSALGEPMLRIKSPKGLLTTNCAYGGPDRRTLFITESKSGTILAAEMPVAGRPMYSHAA
- a CDS encoding SDR family NAD(P)-dependent oxidoreductase produces the protein MRDVAVVTGAGRGIGRAIADALGKANFTVAHVSPEDLEQEPIPAPDRYYRYDVFRDRETMRCWPGLRESSASHLPGQQC